Within Primulina tabacum isolate GXHZ01 chromosome 5, ASM2559414v2, whole genome shotgun sequence, the genomic segment AATGCACAAAAGACAAAATTGTTTTCAATCACGTCTTAAACTTTGTTTCGTGCGTACGTATCTTGTTCATTAGAAATTAATGAACTAATTCCAAATGTTTTAAGTAACTTTTATTGACTTTGCATGAATTTGGTCCCCATATTTACAATTTACAGGATTGATGGTCTTACCAGAAATAGAATGAGATGGCTGCTTAATTTGATGCTACTCTTAATTGTTCAATGTAACTTTCATGTGCGTTTATGCATTAAGCAACATGAATAATCAATAAATCTCTTTTAAATTGTGAACATTAACGGTCTCCCTTTAACTTTTTTCGAAAAGATATATTTGGTATAACTAATTTTTATGTGTGAGATGAATAAATCATgctcatatttaaaaaaataataatatttttgatataaaaaaataatatttttcacatataaccaaaataaaatatttatttcacaaAATTTACAGTTTCAGCGTAGTTTTTTTTCCCTTGTCCTTGAACAATGTGTCACAAACGACGCACCAATTGAGGCCCTCTCATTTACTCAATGCTATCAAATAACGCGGCATTTGAAAATTTCTTGATGCCttggtattattattttgtaataAAATCTATCACTTTcgtcaaaattaaaatatttgactCCATTTTCTTCCCACGCATTATTTCTTTAAGTTTTGAATTGGTCAGCACTTGAACCTTCCAAACTAGGGTTGTATTCACAAAATTTATTACAAGAAGGGAATAGCACCTTTTGaactaataattaatatataaaccGTGACTAGCGTgctattataaaaaatatcatattaattaataaataaaatatagattagaccaaaaCCTTCTTCTTGATTCAGTTTCGCTAATCATTAAAAATTTACACATCTCTTTGTAATTGAACTGTTTTTGAATCATAAAACTTATGACGGAATACATTAATGTAATTATCAAATATCATATGCTTCCCGACGCTAAAGAAATCTGATTTTTTCTAATCTAAACTTCAAAACTGAGCCAGAAGCTTAAGATGAGGCGACAACAATTTTGAGGAGATAATTTAGAGGATCTTGAAGATACACGGTTGAGTTTATACGATACTTGTAACGATGTTccgaatatattttaatataaaatgatGAATCAATTGTctgaattcaaaataaaaacacGTGGATCTATAACATGTCTTTGATCTAACCAATGCGAGGCCATACGTTCGATGAACAACTCCTAAGCTCTCGAAATCGAGACGTTTGTGTTACTCTACACTACAGAAATCTTTCGAAGGTTTGAATTGGTCATCACTTGACTTTTTGGCTACTTTCCAAACAATCACCATTATGAATGAGATTTATGACCAAAGATTGGTCCACGCAGAAAAAATACTCAGTTTCTCGGTCAAAATTCAACTCTTTCACCTCGCTCTTTTCTTTTCTTAGGTTTCTTTAATTTCGAAAGAGTCCACTTCCTACTTCAACAGCGTCTCCTatacacatatacatacacCCTTCTCCTTTCCTATAAATATAACATCCAAAACACCCTCCTTCACAGCAAAAAGAAACGGCCTTAAAAAATGGAATAGCCATGCTGTTTTGTCCATTTACCTAATCTTCTGAACTATCCAGATCCTATTATTTCTTATATTTATGAGAGAAAACTGATACTGCTTTATAACTTGAATAGTTATACCGTTTTACAGTTCCGTCGTGTCGTGCGAAGTGAGCCATATTTCCTATACAAGAATAGGGAGGAAAAATACAAGAAATGGAGAGTCCTGTAAACTGGGAATATCAGACACTTATCAATGAGCTCACTCAAGGAATGGAGAAAGCGAAGCAGCTTCGGTTTTATCTGTTCACGTCGTCTCCGAACCAAGCTCAGGACTTGCTAATTCAGAGGATTTTGTCTTCTTATGAAAAGGCTCTGTTGATTCTGAAATGGAGTGGATCAAAACAGCAAGATCAAGTTTTTATGACAGCGGCAACATCAGTTGCGCTCGAGTCTCGGGTATCGGTTGATGGAAGTCCAAGAAGTGAGGGTTTGAACAAGAATTTCGGGGATCATAATGATTACGTTAATCCCTCAAAGAAAAGGTGAAACTTTCAATAAAAGATGGATATCTCGTTGACATTATTTGTGTCTGCGTGTGTGTTCACTCTGTtacttcatttaataataacagAAAGCAGCAGCACACTTGGACCGAACAAGTGAGAGTTTACTCTGACAGTGGACTTGAAGGCCCTACCGATGATGGATTTAGTTGGAGAAAGTATGGGCAAAAGGACATTTTGGGAGCTAAATATCCTAGGTATGTATACTCCCTGTTTCCTACTTGGAACGCATTCATTACACGTGAGGATGGGTGATCAAGCAGAAGGGCAAGGTCGACAACCGTTCCTTCGAATgcaaattttttgaaattttatgctcatttttttttcgaaatGCAAGTTTTACAGTCAAAATCCTACACGTGAGATATTTGGCTCTCGAGCCTGGTTTGATTATCTTGTTCCAGCATAATATTATTCTTATCCGAACAAAACTGATGCAAGTGGATCCATTTTGTAGGAGCTACTATCGATGTACGTACCGTCAGGTTCAAGATTGTTGGGCGACGAAGCAAGTGCAAAGATCTGATGACGATCCGACCGTATTCGATATCACTTACAGAGGGACACACACTTGCAACCACTCCACTAATGCAATCCCACCACCAGCATCACCTGAAAAACAAGAAATGAAACATGGTATTTCTCACAGTCTTCATCAACCACAACAGCTGAATCAGACACTTTCCAGCTTGAAATCTAACCTCAGAGTCCACACTGAGGATTTAAACAATGATGAAACATCGGCCCACTTCTCTTTTCCATCAACATTTGCATCCTATGACAGGGAAAATCACTATTTTCCATTATCTGATCTTGTTGATGGAAACCACCAGGGGACGTATTCAGGAACATACTCGCCACTGTTTTTATCTCCAGCTGCCTCAGAGTCGAATTACTTCACTCCAGGAACTTATAACCCAATGAAGAGCAACTGGGGAGGTACTAATTTGCAGCATACAGAAGCTGATATTGCCGAGATAATGTCAACCCATGCTTCAACAACTAATTCCCCGATTGGAGGTGTGGAGTTTTCGATTGTTCCTGTTGGTGTCGACCCAAACTTCCCATTCGACACCACAGAATTTTTCACACATTCCAACTTTGAATGTTGACAATTATAGGAAATAAAGTGGTCCTGCTACTACCCTGATGTGTGGTCTTTGAAGGGGTTAAAATATGAAGAAGATAATCGTAGCAATACATATTCAGTGTTCATAGTTTTTTAGACTTTTTGTCATTCACCAGGAAGAACAAGCTTCTAAAGTTACTAGTTCAAATACAAGTGTTCATATCTagaaactcaaaaaaaaaaaaaaaagcactaTAATATCCTCTTAGGTAGCATTCTAAATATAGATTTAGTCAAAGATCAGAGCATCAAATGCTCCAAGATTACCTCATCAAGAACCAATAAACCCTAACATATGAATAGATAAACAAAGCCAATTCCACAAATTTCTAAGATAAAGCTGCAAAGATTAGATAACTAATATAAGCCTTGAACAAGTCTTCGTGAAAAGTGTAATGGATAATAACAGATTTAACTTTATCCATGAATAATAAAGAGCTGGATCGTATTTCAATCATCCTAAGATGTAGATATACACCGCCAGCTAACAGTAACGATGGAGATGAGACATTACTTTCAATTATGCATTGAAGATTCATACTTTGATATGTCTCACAAGAATGTTCAAATCTTCTCATTTGAATTCTATAGTAAATCTAGTTCTGCAGACTTGTCCCCATCTTCAGCTGGCTTTTCATATAATTTACAGCCGTCTCCATGTCGTCAAGCTCACTCAATCCTAAATCCACCGTAACCGCATCCCATGCCGACCGCCCCTTCCCTAAAGCCTCGTTAATTCTCTCCTCCGAGTCAATCGGCGTCGC encodes:
- the LOC142545304 gene encoding putative WRKY transcription factor 53, with the translated sequence MESPVNWEYQTLINELTQGMEKAKQLRFYLFTSSPNQAQDLLIQRILSSYEKALLILKWSGSKQQDQVFMTAATSVALESRVSVDGSPRSEGLNKNFGDHNDYVNPSKKRKQQHTWTEQVRVYSDSGLEGPTDDGFSWRKYGQKDILGAKYPRSYYRCTYRQVQDCWATKQVQRSDDDPTVFDITYRGTHTCNHSTNAIPPPASPEKQEMKHGISHSLHQPQQLNQTLSSLKSNLRVHTEDLNNDETSAHFSFPSTFASYDRENHYFPLSDLVDGNHQGTYSGTYSPLFLSPAASESNYFTPGTYNPMKSNWGGTNLQHTEADIAEIMSTHASTTNSPIGGVEFSIVPVGVDPNFPFDTTEFFTHSNFEC